The Bradyrhizobium barranii subsp. barranii genome segment TGCTCGTGCTTTTGTCACGCGCATCATTGTCGCGTGCCTTTTCTGGTATTGAGCGCTGGCTTGATCGAGTCGCCGCGTGCGTCACTGGCGCGCACAAGATGACATTTATCCGACGCAGTAGACGCCTGGACTTGAGATCGCGCAGCAGCACCTTGCCTATGCGCGAAAAAGATGAAGCGTTTTGCGATAGTACGAAAATCCAACAACTTCGTAACGTCAGCCTGCTCACACTGATTGAGCTCCCAACCGGTCCCCGATTTCATTTGTGCAACTCCAATTGCGCGTGAGTCCACGCAGCCTCTCGTCCAGGATCGGTGGGCAGTGAGTATTCGGGAAAGCTTTCGAGAAGCTGACGAGGCTACGGGCGGCACCGGATCGCATTCGCACCGGATCCCCTCTTCCTGGTGTCTCACGAATTTTTAGATGACTGCCGTTACCCGCCCTGTTCCGGAGTGATCGCTTGCGGGACATAGTCAGTGAGTTCCGTCATCATCCATGCGATGCCGGAGGCATGGTCGGCTTCCGCGGTCAGCACCGCTCGGCACGTCGCCTGCCCAACGGCCATAGCGGACCGTCGTGGTCATTGAACGCGCCCGCTCGCGCCCCCTCCATGGACGCCTAATCGGAAATTTCAACGACTTAAAGACGGACAAGACGACCGAACTGGCTGGAAGTGGAGAGCTCTTGACACTCGATTCAGGACATCTACGTGAGCAGCCCCGAAACAGGAGGCTCTAGCCAAAGACGCGGCGATACGTCCCCTATCTGGTGCTGCTCTGCGCGCATCCCTGGCGGACGCACCGCGATCAGCCAAAAAGCCGAGCCTATCGGCAAGGCCGCACCTAATTGTCCAGTTCGCCCGCCGGGTTCGCAACACCATGCGTCTCGAGATCTTCGCCAGGTCCGTCCCAAAACCTGTCGCCGTTAACGTGCGCGGCGGCAGCTTTCAGCGGTCCCATCGAGGCGAAAACGCCACGGCAGCATCCGGGTTAACAGGAGTATCGAGGCTTCGCGATTTAGGCGGCCGTGCGTTGCGTATTGAATTGTTTGCCGCAGAGTTGCGCTGGCGTTCATCGATCGAGACCGCTCGACACTCAAGCCTCCGCTCCAGATCCGCCAATCCTGCCTTACATTCGGAGACAACCGATTGGGCGCGAAGCAGCTTGACCTTGAGCTCGTCCTGTTGCCTGAGTATGTTCTCAAGATCCCAATCGTTCTGCATTAGCTCATTGACCATCTGCAAGCCCCGATGCAAGGCCGACACCTAGCTTCAAGAGCGCAGGCTCTGCATGTCGCAGATGCCCCACCCCGAACCATGGGCTAATCCGATGCCAAACGATCGTCCTGAGGACGCCTTTACGCTGGCGTTCTTGCTGAGAACCACCATTCGTTGCGAGCCCCCAAGACAATCGGCTTCTGCCCGGCAAACCGGAGCGCGATCCCAAGATGGCAGAGTTCGCGAGGCAGGCGCCCGGTTTGGAAAGCGCATCGGGGGACCTCTGCCATCGATCAAGCGGGCATATTTCATCTCAATACTTCAACCGGATGCTGAACGAGCATCATAGTCACAGGTGGTTTCGTCCCATCTTCAAGCAACTGGCATGCCAATGCTGGTTGAGCGTTTTTATGAAGAAACGATGTCGGTTTGCCCGCAGCACGTAGTTGCGGGCGGTGCTGTTGTCGCGCTTGAAACAAATGACGTCCTGAGCGAGACAGCCAAAGCCGCAACCACGAGCGTCCGCGCGCATTTTCTAATGAAACTCTGGCAGGACTGGATCGAGTTCTTCCTGCTCGAGCGTCTTGGCTCCATCTTTCGCCAGGTACGCTGCCAGAGCTGCGATACCGGAGTCCGGTGGACATCGAGCGGGTGCGGATTTTTTGAACGGCACTTGTCCCAAACGCTCGGCAACTTCGACACTCATGAGGTGGGCACGGATCGGCCGGTCGACGGCGCGCTCGATGGTGTGGAAGATCCAGGTGCCGTCCGGATCGATGTCCGACCAATGAAAGATCGGCGTCTGTTCGGATACCAATCCTGCGATCGTCCGCAGCGCCTGCTGGGTGGCAAGCGAGGGGTACCCTCCGACATACATGGTCGTTCCTAATCGGCCGGGGTCCGCCTCGGCGATGTGCCGGTTGAAGCTTGCGAAATTTTCGATCGTTAGCACGTAGGCCGGCGGCTCCCGGAAGCGGACGCGATCTGCTTCCTTGGGAGTGATTCCGAGATACAGCGGAGAGATTCCGGAGAGGTCGGCTCCATCGAGGTCGATCTTGCCCGCGATCAGCAGCGGTGGCGCGAAGCGCTCAAGGCCGATTGCCCGGAGCGCCTCGCGTGGCCGCGCGCCGGGGGGAAACTCCAGGATGCCGCTCAGGAGCCGCACGACCGCGCCTTCGATCCGTTCGAGCGTTTTGCTGTGCCCCACCGTTCGTCTCGAGAAGGTCTTGTAGTCGACGCCAAGATGTTTGTTAGCCAGGATGGCCTGGGCGAGAACGAACGCGTCGCGCAGTGTCTCGACATCGGACGAAGCGAACCCGTGCCACGTTTTCCCCCGCCCCCATACCTCGGCGACTTGGGAAGCGCTGTTCTTCAGAGAGTCGTGCATCGCCGCCCCGGCGACAAGCCGCACAGCGGCATCCTCCGCGATGCGCGACGCGGGGGTACGGCGGAGATATCGGTATAGGATCTCCGCCGAGGCCAGCCGCACATGTGCCACTTGGTCGCGCATGGGGCCCCGCCCCCAACCAAGGGAGACCGCGCCGGCGCTTTCGGCTTCCCTGATCTGTTTCAGGAAGGCGTCCGCCGCGACTACTGATGGGAAAGCGGGGTAGTCCGGGTGGGCGATCGGGCTTGCGGCCCCCGCCTCGAAGCGGTTGAGCAGGTCGTTCAGCAGGCCGATCGCATCCGTGAAACGCCGAGCCATGGCTACTCGGCGGCCAGACGGGTGGCGAGCTCATCTTCGGACATCAGGTCCGGATCGATGGCCATCAGCTCGCGCTTGGCCTTCTCTTTCAGTTCCACCACAGTGGCCCTGGACTGCTCGCCGATGCGGTCCACCTCCACGATGGTGTCCATGTGCTCGAGCACGGCGACGCGCTTCTCGAACGGCGCCGCGATCACGAACTGCAGGCCGAGGTTTTTGTAAAAGCTCATCATCTGCCGCTGGTTCTTGCCGTCCATCTTGGAGAAGGCCTCATCGAACATGGCGAGCGCGAAACCGGCGGGCTTGCCGGCACGACGCTCCGCGCTGCCGTAGACGGCGGCCAGCGAAGCGCCGATGGCAACGTAGATAGGCACCTGTTGTTCGGCGCCAGACCCGGTGCCGCGCCGCTGCTCCCAGCGGGTCGAGCGGCCGGTGGCAACATCCTCCATGTGGATCTCGAAGGTGTAGAAGTTGCGGTAGTCCTCGAACTGGGTGAAATCCTTGTCGGGGTCCTCGAGCAGCGCCTCGAGTGCGACGATCGTATCCTTGTGCGGGAAGTCATCGGGCACGTCGCCCCGGAACAGCATATCGAGCGCCTCCGGAGAGGTTTTGGCGATCTCGATGATCTTCAGGATGGGCTGGAATTCCACCATCTGGGTGCGATGGAATGAATATCGCTCGTTATGGAACGGATGTGCGTAGAGGCTACGGTTCAACGATTGCAGCTCCCGCTCCATCTTTCCGATCCGGGCCGTGAGCGCGTTGATGAACTCGCCGCGCAGCAGGGTAGAGGCCTTTTCCGCCGCATCCCGCGCCTGCCTTTCGTACTGGCGCAGCTCATTGGATTCGATATCCGAGATCAGCTGCTCCATCCATGGCTTCACCTCCCGCAGCGGCTCGCTTTCCGCACCGACCTGCGAACTCATCCCGAACTGGTCGAAGTAATCGTAAAGAAGCTCGCGGACCCGTCGCTCGATCCGGGCGCGCTCGTTGTCGGACACATTCGCATCCTTCAAGGCCTTCTCGGCGATGGCCCGGTGTTTCTCAGCGAAGCCCTTTTGGGCTGCGGCATCGAGGCGGTCGCGGTAGACGGCCCTGCCTTTCGCGGTGGAGTAGAGTGGGAAGAACTTGCGGTATATCGACCGGGCGACCCTGAGGTTGAGTTCGGAGCCGGGCACGTTCTCGCCCTCTCCGAGCCTCCTCTCCGCCGACCTGACCTCGCCGTCATGCTCGCCGAACGCCTTCTGCTGTGTCTTTCTCTCCTCCAGCCTCTTCTCCTTCAGCTTTTGCTGCGCCCTCTTTTTGTCGCGAAGCCCGCCGTCCCCCGCGCCGTCGAGGGCATCGAGCCTGGCCTGAGCTTCAGCGACCTCAGTCTGCGCGGCCGCGAAGGCGGCCGCGCAAGCCCCCAGATCATTACGTCCCTCGCAGATGTTCTTCAGAGCGGCAAAAGCCTGCTCCGCGGCATGGGCCTCCTTCCCCTTGTCGATCAGGATCCGACCCAGCTCCTCGGCCTGATCCTGCAGGGATCGCAGGGCGTTCGCCTGGGCTGCCTTTCCGATCTTATACTGCGAGGATTCGATCCAGCGATGGCTCCGGACGAGTCCGTCGTCGTAGAGGCCGTCCTTCATAATCGCCCGGCCGGGCCTGTTGAACTGGTCGAGCGTGTCGGCGAGACGGACGTTGCCGTAGCGGCGCATGATGAAGGCCATCGCGTCCGGATCCTGGCTCCGGAAGATCGAGGGGAAAGTGCCGCGCTCCGGCTTGGCCCTGAACTGCTCGAGCTTGTTTAGGCTCACGAGCGATGCATGGCGAAACTCGCGGCGACCTTCCTTGAAGATTGACGTGGCGGCGCTGATATCCGCTCTGTCCACGAACACGGCTTCCCGGTCGCGACCGAGGAGCGCCTCGGCGGCTCCTACCCACTCGGGTTCGG includes the following:
- a CDS encoding SbcC/MukB-like Walker B domain-containing protein, whose translation is MMELRHLTMVNWHLFDVADIDVRGHVGVLGENRSGKSTILDMAQVVLTGGSRRFLRLNAVAGDSGKSRSGSKRSVVDYCLGTLGEDQRRRDEARTYIALGFEDTEGARSPVTIGMALEARKSDSRETVLALFVAVGTVLSSKDFIEQRGKSQFPAQWEDVRARIVAAVGEGNFVNHRDRASDYVREYMRHLLPHSSFGEQNASALQKSIVNAMTLDHNQTATQFVRNYILEDSPIGTKELRESIQTYRNISETIRKMRLRLEALRALRGVLAALEEALETKFREEWVAKRATWLAARATNLDFKTKRRTEMARRDAAAKELEFIDDDVKAIDKEIERLTAAIAEHDAKTGRKSLQQTADVAGQAAHRASADFKARMENIRRLEPLRAMCADGFEDFVPALERLLTATAGADIGGVSDEVTAAEKSFAASGAKWLPKIDEARQRIIAELSGLRGRRDEVLERIRQHAAGGARAYLGDDTELLCRRLRQGGMVPRVLCDIIEVAEPEWVGAAEALLGRDREAVFVDRADISAATSIFKEGRREFRHASLVSLNKLEQFRAKPERGTFPSIFRSQDPDAMAFIMRRYGNVRLADTLDQFNRPGRAIMKDGLYDDGLVRSHRWIESSQYKIGKAAQANALRSLQDQAEELGRILIDKGKEAHAAEQAFAALKNICEGRNDLGACAAAFAAAQTEVAEAQARLDALDGAGDGGLRDKKRAQQKLKEKRLEERKTQQKAFGEHDGEVRSAERRLGEGENVPGSELNLRVARSIYRKFFPLYSTAKGRAVYRDRLDAAAQKGFAEKHRAIAEKALKDANVSDNERARIERRVRELLYDYFDQFGMSSQVGAESEPLREVKPWMEQLISDIESNELRQYERQARDAAEKASTLLRGEFINALTARIGKMERELQSLNRSLYAHPFHNERYSFHRTQMVEFQPILKIIEIAKTSPEALDMLFRGDVPDDFPHKDTIVALEALLEDPDKDFTQFEDYRNFYTFEIHMEDVATGRSTRWEQRRGTGSGAEQQVPIYVAIGASLAAVYGSAERRAGKPAGFALAMFDEAFSKMDGKNQRQMMSFYKNLGLQFVIAAPFEKRVAVLEHMDTIVEVDRIGEQSRATVVELKEKAKRELMAIDPDLMSEDELATRLAAE
- a CDS encoding Wadjet anti-phage system protein JetD domain-containing protein, which produces MARRFTDAIGLLNDLLNRFEAGAASPIAHPDYPAFPSVVAADAFLKQIREAESAGAVSLGWGRGPMRDQVAHVRLASAEILYRYLRRTPASRIAEDAAVRLVAGAAMHDSLKNSASQVAEVWGRGKTWHGFASSDVETLRDAFVLAQAILANKHLGVDYKTFSRRTVGHSKTLERIEGAVVRLLSGILEFPPGARPREALRAIGLERFAPPLLIAGKIDLDGADLSGISPLYLGITPKEADRVRFREPPAYVLTIENFASFNRHIAEADPGRLGTTMYVGGYPSLATQQALRTIAGLVSEQTPIFHWSDIDPDGTWIFHTIERAVDRPIRAHLMSVEVAERLGQVPFKKSAPARCPPDSGIAALAAYLAKDGAKTLEQEELDPVLPEFH